A genome region from Nocardiopsis exhalans includes the following:
- a CDS encoding amidohydrolase family protein: protein MDTADGTAEQGSGKPGKRSTRRRFLRGAAMAGGLGLLGGGGLVGHYIATLYSPRADPQRGGLALSGATVLVGADLEPRENTTVLVTDGVITQIADDGDLELPADTEIVELSGHTLMPGLIDLHVHLGFPQQEPGDELGPTDMPGVIYEMARYVPSARRALLEHGVTTVRGLGDDHTWITEMRRMLRDGELEGPRLYTSGPLFTTPAGHPVATFGVEPDSDTVRLPSTPEEAREAVRELATGDDPVDLIKVVQERGDAEHLDLDPIPADVLGAVVAEAHEHGLFVTAHWGSEPDLTEALAAGVDGLEHLEARGVLDGWPEEVLAELVERDIPLTPTLAVTEVAVPPEDHRLIRERLAELHAAGGRIVAGSDAAVPGVGFGDGLHRELELLSESGMGPHAALRAATSEAARVLDADHIGAIEVGRAADLVALTGDPLTDITRVRDVAAVYRDGRRVVGN, encoded by the coding sequence ATGGACACAGCGGACGGCACGGCGGAGCAGGGTTCGGGGAAGCCCGGGAAGAGGAGCACCCGGCGGCGGTTCCTGCGCGGGGCCGCGATGGCGGGTGGTCTGGGCCTCCTCGGCGGCGGCGGGCTCGTGGGCCACTACATCGCCACCCTGTACAGCCCCCGGGCGGACCCGCAGCGGGGCGGTCTCGCCCTGAGCGGGGCCACGGTCCTGGTCGGCGCGGACCTGGAACCGCGGGAGAACACCACGGTGCTGGTCACCGACGGTGTCATCACCCAGATCGCGGACGACGGCGACCTCGAACTCCCTGCGGACACCGAGATCGTGGAGCTAAGCGGGCACACTCTCATGCCCGGCCTGATCGACCTCCATGTGCACCTGGGCTTCCCGCAGCAGGAGCCCGGTGACGAGCTTGGGCCGACCGACATGCCGGGTGTGATCTACGAGATGGCGCGCTACGTCCCCTCCGCCCGCCGCGCGCTGCTCGAACACGGTGTGACGACGGTGCGCGGGCTGGGCGACGACCACACCTGGATCACCGAGATGCGCCGGATGCTCCGCGACGGCGAACTGGAGGGGCCGCGCCTGTACACGTCGGGTCCGCTGTTCACCACCCCGGCGGGCCACCCCGTGGCCACCTTCGGGGTGGAACCCGACTCCGACACCGTCCGGCTGCCGTCCACCCCCGAGGAGGCCCGCGAGGCCGTACGCGAACTCGCCACCGGCGACGACCCGGTGGACCTGATCAAGGTGGTGCAGGAGCGGGGTGACGCCGAGCACCTGGACCTGGACCCGATCCCCGCCGACGTCCTCGGGGCCGTCGTGGCAGAGGCACACGAGCACGGGCTGTTCGTGACCGCGCACTGGGGTTCGGAACCGGACCTGACCGAAGCCCTGGCCGCCGGGGTGGACGGGCTCGAACACCTGGAGGCCCGGGGCGTCCTCGACGGGTGGCCCGAAGAAGTGCTGGCCGAACTGGTCGAGCGCGACATCCCCCTCACTCCGACCCTGGCCGTCACCGAGGTGGCCGTTCCCCCGGAGGACCACCGGCTGATCCGGGAGCGGCTGGCCGAGCTGCACGCCGCGGGCGGCCGGATCGTCGCCGGAAGCGACGCCGCTGTGCCCGGGGTCGGCTTCGGCGACGGCCTGCACCGCGAACTGGAACTGCTGTCCGAGAGCGGGATGGGCCCGCACGCGGCTCTGCGGGCCGCGACCAGCGAGGCCGCCCGGGTACTCGACGCCGACCACATCGGCGCGATCGAGGTGGGCCGCGCAGCCGACCTGGTCGCCCTCACCGGTGACCCGCTGACCGACATCACCCGCGTCCGCGACGTGGCCGCCGTCTACCGGGACGGTCGTCGGGTGGTGGGGAACTGA
- a CDS encoding TetR/AcrR family transcriptional regulator produces MRKIDPAQYRAKRRHIMMAAAPLFAAHGLDGTSTARIREAAGVSSGTLFHYFPSKRAVFVALLTDDDNGDAQRLAAARDRDDPRTALLDLVEDLAAPAASPVAAGLVMEALRQAGNDAELAAALEADSDVELEALAHLVSRSVRESGADPVLDARATAVWIQTIIGALFLRAATETGFDAAAQLRDLRLLLDRLLGETSPRTER; encoded by the coding sequence ATGCGCAAGATCGACCCCGCCCAGTACCGGGCCAAACGACGCCACATCATGATGGCGGCGGCGCCGCTGTTCGCCGCGCACGGGCTGGACGGCACCTCCACGGCCCGGATCCGCGAAGCCGCCGGGGTCAGCTCGGGCACACTCTTCCACTACTTCCCCAGCAAGCGCGCGGTCTTCGTCGCCCTCCTGACCGACGACGACAACGGCGACGCCCAGCGCCTGGCCGCCGCACGCGACCGGGACGACCCCCGGACAGCCCTCCTCGACCTGGTGGAGGACCTGGCCGCACCGGCGGCGAGCCCCGTGGCCGCCGGACTGGTGATGGAGGCGCTGCGCCAGGCCGGGAACGACGCCGAACTGGCCGCGGCGCTGGAGGCCGACAGCGACGTCGAACTGGAGGCCCTGGCCCACCTGGTGTCCCGGTCCGTCCGGGAGAGCGGGGCGGATCCGGTCCTGGACGCGCGGGCCACCGCCGTGTGGATCCAGACGATCATCGGGGCGCTCTTCCTGCGCGCGGCCACCGAGACCGGGTTCGACGCCGCCGCGCAGCTGCGCGACCTGCGGCTGCTGCTGGACCGTCTACTGGGCGAAACCAGCCCCCGAACCGAACGCTGA